Proteins from one Peptococcus niger genomic window:
- the mtaB gene encoding tRNA (N(6)-L-threonylcarbamoyladenosine(37)-C(2))-methylthiotransferase MtaB: MSTDNELQPYGAMAPTVAFHTLGCKVNQHDSDMMAALFAAAGYEVVPFHDIADVYVINTCTVTHLSDRKSRQMIRRAVSQNPAAIVAVCGCYVQTAADEVARIEGVDVLIGTNERSRIVEAVEAYRQAGERQILMPSEEDLYTFEPVTHAQVSDRSRAYVKIQEGCNQFCSYCIIPYARGPLRSRRVADTVSQVQDLVRAGYREVVLTGIHIGVFGQGLQDEPGDLTALCRAILAETDLPRLRLGSIECTEITPDLIRLMAEEPRMARHLHIPLQAGADKTLSAMNRPYNTEAFRQIMREVRAAIPGIAVTTDLMVGFPGETDDDFRASLIFANDMAFSDMHIFKYSMRGGTPAAAMPDQVPAEVKDRRAKQMAVVARKNKEAYARAQIGKTLSVIIEDHHTDGGVTGHSSNYLKVYIPQDAPPAKTVAAIEIIDYKDYLLQGQVTSADKADG; the protein is encoded by the coding sequence ATGTCTACAGACAATGAACTGCAGCCCTATGGGGCAATGGCGCCAACGGTGGCCTTTCACACCCTGGGCTGTAAGGTCAACCAGCACGACAGCGATATGATGGCGGCGCTTTTTGCTGCGGCCGGCTATGAAGTGGTGCCCTTTCATGATATTGCGGATGTGTATGTGATCAATACATGCACCGTGACCCACCTATCCGACCGAAAGTCCCGCCAAATGATTCGCCGGGCCGTGTCGCAAAATCCGGCAGCCATCGTTGCCGTATGTGGCTGTTATGTCCAAACGGCTGCCGATGAAGTGGCGCGCATTGAAGGGGTGGATGTGCTTATCGGCACCAATGAGCGGAGCCGGATTGTGGAAGCGGTAGAGGCTTATCGCCAGGCCGGTGAGCGGCAGATTTTGATGCCGTCAGAGGAAGACCTGTATACCTTTGAACCGGTCACCCATGCCCAGGTGTCGGATCGGAGCCGTGCTTATGTAAAAATCCAGGAAGGCTGTAACCAGTTTTGCAGTTATTGCATTATCCCTTATGCCCGCGGGCCCTTGCGGTCGCGGCGGGTGGCGGACACGGTTTCACAGGTGCAGGACCTGGTCCGCGCCGGTTATAGGGAAGTGGTCTTGACCGGGATTCACATTGGCGTCTTCGGCCAGGGCTTGCAGGATGAGCCGGGGGATTTGACGGCCTTGTGCCGGGCTATTTTAGCGGAAACGGATTTGCCGCGCTTGCGGCTGGGGTCTATTGAATGCACGGAAATCACGCCCGACCTGATCCGGTTGATGGCAGAAGAACCGCGCATGGCGCGACACCTGCACATTCCGCTGCAAGCCGGTGCGGACAAGACCCTGTCGGCGATGAACAGGCCCTACAATACGGAAGCCTTCCGACAAATCATGCGGGAGGTGCGGGCGGCCATTCCAGGTATTGCCGTGACGACCGACCTGATGGTCGGCTTTCCCGGTGAAACAGATGACGACTTTCGCGCGAGCCTGATTTTTGCCAACGATATGGCTTTCAGCGACATGCATATTTTTAAATATTCCATGCGCGGAGGCACGCCGGCAGCGGCTATGCCGGACCAAGTCCCGGCGGAGGTCAAAGACCGCCGGGCCAAGCAGATGGCGGTGGTTGCGCGCAAAAATAAAGAAGCCTATGCCCGGGCGCAAATCGGCAAAACCTTGTCGGTGATCATTGAAGACCATCATACGGATGGCGGCGTTACCGGACACAGCTCCAATTATTTGAAGGTCTATATTCCCCAGGATGCCCCGCCGGCGAAAACCGTGGCTGCAATTGAGATCATCGACTATAAAGATTATCTTTTGCAGGGACAGGTGACCTCAGCTGATAAGGCCGACGGTTAA
- the rpsU gene encoding 30S ribosomal protein S21 has product MSSEIKVRKDESLDSALRRFKRSCQKSGVLSECRKREHYEKPSVKRKKKSEAARKHNRRKSY; this is encoded by the coding sequence ATGTCATCTGAAATTAAGGTTCGTAAAGATGAATCTTTAGATAGCGCCCTGCGCCGTTTTAAGCGTTCCTGTCAGAAATCCGGCGTTTTATCCGAATGCCGCAAGCGCGAGCATTATGAAAAACCTAGTGTTAAGCGCAAAAAGAAATCTGAAGCGGCACGTAAACATAATCGCAGAAAATCTTATTAA
- the guaA gene encoding glutamine-hydrolyzing GMP synthase — protein sequence MKKDQQLVLVIDFGGQYNQLIARRVREIGFYSELIPYTKAAAEITARKPAAVILTGGPSSTMSEDAPRLSDEVFRAGIPVLGICYGAQLMCHTFGGQLEKPAKREYGKTEISYGDSALFTDLPKEAVCWMSHTDQIAQLPEGFTATAKTVDCPVAAFEDPARHLYGLQFHPEVVHTQGGTQIISNFLLKCVGLTPDWTPAGFIDYQVDAIRQTVGDQKVICALSGGVDSSVAAVLIHRAVGDQLTCIFCDHGLMRKDEGDMVESVFKEHFHMNFIRVNAEDRFLGKLQGVTDPERKRKIIGEEFIRVFEEEAAKIGQIDYLGQGTIYPDIIESGGGTNTAVIKSHHNVGGLPEDMTLKVLEPLRELFKDEVRQVGLELGIDPALIWRHPFPGPGLGIRVLGEVTKEKCDILREADAIYREELDKAGLTREIWQAFATLPDVRTVGVMGDERTYSHMIGLRAITSTDAMTAEYYPIPHELLDKIARRIVNEVQSVNRVVFDITGKPPATIEWE from the coding sequence ATGAAAAAAGACCAACAGCTTGTGCTCGTGATCGACTTTGGCGGTCAATACAACCAGCTCATCGCCCGCCGCGTTCGCGAGATTGGATTTTATTCAGAACTCATTCCCTACACCAAAGCCGCCGCAGAAATCACAGCCCGGAAGCCGGCAGCGGTTATTTTAACCGGCGGCCCCTCCTCCACCATGAGTGAGGATGCCCCGCGCCTCTCGGACGAGGTTTTTCGCGCCGGGATTCCTGTTTTAGGCATTTGCTACGGCGCCCAGCTCATGTGCCACACCTTTGGCGGCCAGCTGGAAAAACCCGCCAAACGCGAATACGGGAAAACCGAGATCAGCTATGGCGATAGCGCCTTGTTCACGGACTTGCCCAAAGAGGCTGTTTGCTGGATGAGCCATACCGATCAAATCGCCCAGTTGCCGGAAGGCTTTACCGCCACCGCAAAAACCGTCGATTGCCCGGTTGCCGCCTTTGAAGACCCAGCCCGCCACCTGTACGGGCTGCAATTTCATCCGGAAGTTGTCCATACCCAGGGCGGTACCCAAATTATTTCAAACTTCCTCTTAAAATGCGTTGGCCTGACCCCGGACTGGACCCCGGCCGGCTTTATCGACTACCAAGTTGACGCCATTCGTCAAACCGTTGGCGATCAAAAGGTCATCTGTGCCCTGTCCGGCGGCGTAGATTCCTCCGTGGCTGCCGTCCTTATTCATCGCGCTGTCGGTGACCAATTGACCTGTATTTTCTGCGATCACGGCCTTATGCGTAAAGATGAAGGCGATATGGTGGAAAGCGTCTTTAAAGAGCACTTCCATATGAATTTTATCCGGGTTAACGCTGAAGACCGTTTTCTTGGCAAGCTCCAAGGCGTTACCGATCCGGAACGCAAACGGAAAATCATCGGTGAAGAATTCATCCGCGTTTTTGAAGAAGAAGCCGCCAAAATCGGCCAGATCGATTATCTGGGCCAAGGTACCATCTATCCGGATATCATTGAAAGCGGCGGCGGCACCAACACCGCCGTCATCAAGAGCCACCACAACGTTGGCGGTCTGCCCGAAGACATGACCTTAAAAGTTTTGGAACCCCTGCGGGAACTCTTCAAAGACGAAGTCCGCCAGGTCGGTTTAGAACTCGGCATTGACCCTGCCCTCATTTGGCGCCACCCCTTCCCCGGGCCGGGACTCGGTATCCGCGTCCTTGGCGAAGTCACCAAAGAAAAATGTGACATCCTCCGTGAAGCTGACGCCATCTACCGTGAAGAACTGGACAAGGCCGGCCTTACCCGTGAAATCTGGCAAGCCTTCGCCACCCTGCCGGACGTGCGCACCGTCGGCGTCATGGGCGACGAACGCACCTACAGCCATATGATCGGCCTGCGCGCCATCACTTCCACCGACGCCATGACCGCCGAATACTACCCCATCCCCCACGAGCTCCTCGATAAAATCGCCCGCCGCATCGTCAACGAAGTCCAAAGCGTCAACCGCGTCGTTTTCGACATCACCGGCAAACCCCCGGCAACGATTGAGTGGGAATAA
- the hpt gene encoding hypoxanthine phosphoribosyltransferase produces MLKGHREVLVSRETIAKTVAEIGAAINRDYDKNTDRPLVVISLLKGAMVFTADLIRTLNMPVRLEVLVASSYGDGTVSTRQVNVKYQSFDSLEGCDVLLVDDITDSGNTLKAVGAYIQQYNPATVRYCSFLDKPSRREVDIEIDYIGLDIPDEFVIGYGLDYAGQYRELPDICVIREGDAQ; encoded by the coding sequence ATGCTGAAAGGTCACCGAGAAGTTCTGGTTTCACGCGAAACCATTGCCAAAACAGTTGCCGAAATCGGCGCTGCCATTAACCGCGATTACGACAAGAATACAGACCGCCCCCTAGTGGTCATTTCTTTATTGAAAGGCGCCATGGTCTTTACCGCCGACTTGATTCGCACCCTAAACATGCCCGTGCGCTTGGAAGTCCTGGTGGCCTCCAGCTATGGCGACGGAACCGTTTCCACGCGCCAGGTCAATGTTAAATACCAAAGCTTTGACAGCCTGGAAGGCTGCGATGTCCTCCTTGTCGATGACATTACCGACAGCGGCAACACCTTAAAGGCCGTCGGTGCCTATATCCAACAATATAACCCGGCTACCGTGCGGTATTGCAGCTTCTTAGACAAACCGTCCCGCCGTGAAGTGGACATTGAGATTGATTACATCGGCTTGGACATTCCGGATGAATTTGTCATCGGTTATGGCCTGGACTATGCCGGTCAATACCGCGAACTCCCTGATATTTGCGTCATTCGCGAAGGAGATGCCCAATGA
- a CDS encoding histidine triad nucleotide-binding protein, whose translation MADCIFCKLANHEIEPDVVYENDLVCAFRDAAPVAPVHVLCVPKAHVSGVNDLDVADTALLSALFEAAQTVVQKLGIAEEGYRLVINSGERGGQSVGHLHLHVLGGRDMQWPPG comes from the coding sequence ATGGCAGATTGTATTTTCTGCAAACTGGCCAATCATGAGATTGAGCCGGATGTGGTCTATGAAAACGATTTGGTTTGCGCCTTTCGCGATGCGGCGCCGGTGGCGCCGGTGCACGTGCTCTGCGTGCCAAAGGCCCATGTAAGCGGTGTGAATGACTTGGACGTGGCCGATACGGCCTTGCTCAGCGCCTTGTTTGAAGCGGCACAAACCGTTGTACAGAAACTGGGCATTGCCGAAGAAGGCTACCGCTTGGTCATCAACAGCGGCGAACGTGGCGGTCAATCCGTGGGTCATTTGCATCTGCACGTCTTGGGCGGCAGAGACATGCAATGGCCGCCGGGCTGA